The segment CAAAGACTATCGGATATAAACCATCAATATAAAATCAAAAAAGCTACCCGAAACCCAGATGACTTTAGCAAATATCATCAAATACTAATACCAATTCTTAAGCTAAAATAGTTCTCCGCCTGCGGCGGATTTGGTTTTTAGAATGGTAATGCCGAACTACATGCCGAAAGCCTAGCAAGGTTGCCGGGGGATTAGTCCCCCTTTTTTTGGACTATTATATATTGAGTTTCGCTTTAACGTACTACTTCTTTTTTATTAAGCCTCCCCAAAGTGCAATCTTCACCGAAAGCCGCTTAATTAAAAGCAAGACCTGTTTCCCAACTAAAGTTGTTTATAAACAAGTCCATTACCGTTTGTTCTAAAAGGTTATCTTCTGCGTATTTGCAACCCATTTATGCAGTTAAATAATTTTTCTTTGTTTGATACATCAACAAATATCCTCGCTTGTTTGGCTCACTCAAAAAAGAATGGCTTACCAATTTTTCTACACCATTTTGATTCTCAAAAAATGGAGAAAGCAATTTTTCAACTCTGCTTTCTATAACTCCAATTCTTTTAGCGAACTCTATAAAATCTTTTTTGCAGGGGTGGTTGTTCTTTTTGTATTCATTACTTTTAAAGTCATCCGCAAAAAGTCCTTTGCTTAAAGCGAAATCAGAATCATCTACATGCAATCTAGTGTTCACCAAATCATACGCTGGGCTTAATAAATAATCTCCCTTTGAAGATTCAAGTAATGAAAAGTTTTTCAAATGTGCATCCCCATTTGAAAATAAAAAATTGAACACAACCAATGAAAAATATTTTTCTATTTCAACTCGCCATGCGGGCACAAACTTTTGCATTAGTATTCCCAATTCCTCATAACTGGATTCATATTTCTCACTTGAATTCAAAGTTGTTTTTTCCGACAGCGAAGCAAAATCTTCCTGTCCCCACTTTGTTTTTTCGTTTGCGACTTTAGCACCTGCCTTACTGGCAGGCAGGTCAAATCTTCGGGTGATGTATGCTGGTTCTCCGTCATTAAAAAATATCAAAGCATTATCTGCAGTGTTGATTCCATAAACCTGCTTCGCAATTTGCATAGTTAAATGTTCGTTGGCTGGAACTTCTTTTGCTTTTTTCAGCAATGAAGGTATTGGTTTTAATATATGTGTTCCTTGTTCATTTTCGTGAGTTAATCGCAGAACATTTTTATCCATCACCATACTTATTTTGGTTTGAAATCCTGAAACAGAAATCCGTTTCATGTTTTCAAGAAACTCAGCCAAGGTATCTTCATTTTTTTGAGGTGACGGCATAGTGAGAATATGGCTAACTGTTTTTCCGTAAAACAATTTGCGAAGACATGATGGGCTGTATGTTTCAAACCCTTCACCTAACGTACCGGGGCAAACGTTAATTGACAATGGAGAATTGAAAATTAATAATTTTGGTTCAGAGTCTTTCATCTTACTCATCTTTGTTTTGAAGTAATCGAATTATTTCAGTCAGGTCATTTATTATTGAATCGCATTGAGACTTTTCTATAAACCATGTTTGATATAATAATTCCATCCAGTATTCAGTTTCATTTGCTTCTTTCAATGTAATGGAAAGTTTATGAATAATGTCTGCTTTACTTTCCGCATGCTCCGATTCTCTATCCATTGCACCAATTGAAGTTCCTGAACGAAGCAATTGTTTTGACAACGCAAACTCTTTCTTTTCAACTGAAAGAAATTTATAAAGGTTTACAACCCTAATTGCAAACGCAAAACTCTTGTCTTTTATCAAATTCTCTTTCACAATAATTATCCATTATCAATTCGCTTTACTGTTATATTTCCAATTGTATCTGCTGTTGCTGTTGATGCCAATAATCCGAACTGGTCATTTTCATCAATCTTTAACATGCGGCTCTGCACTTTTTTATTTTCGCCTTCTGCAATCATGTTGCTGAAAAACGGAAACAGAAATTCACTGTTGTATTCCTGCTGCGATTTTGGAAGTGTTAAACTAATTGCTGCTTTTGTGGGGTCAGTGAAGTAAGAATCTTCATAACGAAATACAAAATGCTT is part of the Bacteroidota bacterium genome and harbors:
- a CDS encoding four helix bundle protein, which gives rise to MKENLIKDKSFAFAIRVVNLYKFLSVEKKEFALSKQLLRSGTSIGAMDRESEHAESKADIIHKLSITLKEANETEYWMELLYQTWFIEKSQCDSIINDLTEIIRLLQNKDE
- a CDS encoding HipA domain-containing protein yields the protein MKDSEPKLLIFNSPLSINVCPGTLGEGFETYSPSCLRKLFYGKTVSHILTMPSPQKNEDTLAEFLENMKRISVSGFQTKISMVMDKNVLRLTHENEQGTHILKPIPSLLKKAKEVPANEHLTMQIAKQVYGINTADNALIFFNDGEPAYITRRFDLPASKAGAKVANEKTKWGQEDFASLSEKTTLNSSEKYESSYEELGILMQKFVPAWRVEIEKYFSLVVFNFLFSNGDAHLKNFSLLESSKGDYLLSPAYDLVNTRLHVDDSDFALSKGLFADDFKSNEYKKNNHPCKKDFIEFAKRIGVIESRVEKLLSPFFENQNGVEKLVSHSFLSEPNKRGYLLMYQTKKNYLTA
- a CDS encoding HipA N-terminal domain-containing protein, whose product is MRKAAVYRNGTLAGILTEESRKHFVFRYEDSYFTDPTKAAISLTLPKSQQEYNSEFLFPFFSNMIAEGENKKVQSRMLKIDENDQFGLLASTATADTIGNITVKRIDNG